Below is a genomic region from Myxococcaceae bacterium JPH2.
TCCTCCTGCTGTGCGGCGACCTCACGGACCGAGGGATGCTCGAAGAGGGTCGCGTGCTCGCCGAGGAGCTGTCCGCGCTGCGCGTCCCCTGCGCCGCGGTGCTCGGCAATCACGACTATGAGCACGGCCAGGTGAAGGACATCTGCGCCGAGCTGGCCAAGGTGGGTGTGCACATCCTGGACGGCGACCACTTCATCTTCGAGAAGGTGCTGGGCGTCGCGGGGGTGAAGGGGTTCGCGGGAGGGTTTGGCAACGCGACGCTGCAAGCCTTTGGCGAGGCGCAGACGAAGGCCTTCGTGCAGGAGGCCGTGTCCGAGTCGCTCAAGCTGGAGGCGGCCCTGAGTCACCTCGACACGCCCCAGCGCGTGGTCATCATGCACTACGCCCCCATCCCCGAGACGCTGGAGGGCGAGAACGTGGAGATCCGTCCCTTCCTCGGCACCAGCCGCTTGTCGATGCCTATCGACCATTACGGCGCGGCGTATGTCTTCCACGGCCACGCGCATCACGGCTCACGCGAGGGCCGCACCAAGAGCGGCATCCCCGTCTACAACGTGGCCATGCCGCTGTTGGCCAAGTACACCCCGGAGCAGCGCTTCGTGTTGCTGGAGGTCTGAGCGGGACGCGTGCTCAGGGCTCGGCGGCATCCGCTGGTGCTTTGACCTCGGGCGTCGCGGGGGCTCGCACGTCGTCGGGGCGCCACGGCAGTTCGTCCACCGCCAGCGCGGGGATCTCCAGCACGTCCGGCCCGGAGCCGCGCACATAGAGGGACTCGGCTTGATGGGGGACAGCGTTCCCGACCGTGAGCCGAGCCAGCTCGTGTCCCGCCGCGTCCTGGAGCGAGATGCCGCGCGCGGTGTCTCGCAAACCATACGCCTGCCAGGACTTCTTCTGGAGTGCCTGGGATGACGTGGCTCGGAGCGCGCCCAGTCGCCCGAGGATGGAGAGGACCCGGAAGTGCTGGACGGGCTGCGGGGTCGCGCCCTCCAGCGTCCAACCCTCGCGAGCCTCGGAGGCGCGCACGAGGGCGAACGCCGGTGCGCCATCGCCTGGCGTGATGCTCACGCGTCGCACGTCCTCACGCCGGAACACGAGCACATGTCTGTCTTTCAGTTCCGTGGGGTCGAGGTCGAGCAGCGCTTGGGCCTGGTCCGGGACTTCGGCGAGCACCGCGCGCGAGCCTTCCTCCCGGAGCGCGGCCGTGCGGGAGTCGCTCGCAGCGCTCGAATGGCTCAAGCGGATCCGCACCGGCTCGCCCGTGAGCGGCACGAACCGCGCGTCCACCTCGGGCTTCTCCAAGCCCAGCGTGCGACGGGCCTCCACGCTGTCGTCGGGGAAGGCGAGCGCGGTCTGCCCCACGAGCGCGGAGAGGAGCTTCGCCACGCGAGTCGTCTCCACGCGAGCGGCCACGGGCTTCACCAACATCCAGGCCGACCCGTCCGCCGCGCGCTCCAGGACATACGCACGCGAGCGCGTCGTGACGGTGATGGTGCTGAGCCGTGGCTCCGCGAGCGGCCCCAGGACGTCCTTGCTGCGCAGCGCATAGGTGCTCTGGTCGAGCGCCACCCGCGTGGTCCCATCGGCCGAGTACACCGTGGGGTCTCCGTCCCGCCGCAGATACACCGAGGCGTCGAACGGATTCTCATTTCCGCCGGCCAGCTTCACGGTGCGCGCATGCGTGGGCTCATGGGCCTCGAAGCCCTGGGCCTCGACCTCGAAGACGGGGGGCGCAAGGCCGTACTGGCGCAGGTCCGCCGCGGAGGGGTTCTCCGTGACGGTCGCCTTGGGCTTCGCGGTCGCGAGCTGTCGAAGCAGCGCCTCCACCGTGGACGCATCCGCCGGAGCCTCCACGGGCGCGGTGAGGCGCCAGCCCGTGGTGTCCTTCACCAGCTCCGTGGTCGCGCCGTGCGCCTTCACCGTGAGCCGCGTGAACGAGAGGGCGGGAGGGCTCGGCGCAGGAGCGGTTTCGTCGGAGGCTGGCGCGGAGGCGAACGCGGCCGGTGTCGGTTTCGCTCGCGACGTGTCTGAACCTGGCTTGCAGCCGGTGAGCCCCAGCCCCGCGAGGACGAGCGCGAGCCCCCGTCTCATGCGTGCTCCCGTCGCGCGAGCCAGACCGCGAGGCCCAGTCCCAGCAGGGACAAGGGCAGGAGATCCATGGCCACAAGGCGCACGCCCTCGATGACGCCGGGGCTCAGCTTCAGCGTGGAGACGGCTCGGTCCGGAGGGCGAAGGGTGATCTTCTCGACCTGCGTGCTCGCCCACGCCAGCGAGTTCATCACGAGGTTCCGGTTGGGCTCATGTCCCCAGTTCGGATCCAGGATGAGTTCCGAGTCCCCCACCACCACGAGGCGCGCCTCATCGCTGCGCTTCGCGTTCGCGTCCCGCGTGGGACGCGTGCTGGCCGCCACGAGCGTGAGCTGACCTGTCTTCTCGCCATCGGTGGGCGTGGCGTCCTCGGCGGGGTGGGTCTCCACCCATGCATAGGGAGAGGTGAGCACCACGGGTTCTACGTGCACTCCGGGCAGCGTGCCCGTGCGGAGCAGCGAGAAGCTGCGCGCGGTGACCATCTCGACGTTCAGCGCGCGCGCCTGAAGCGGCTTGCCGATGGCGTGCTCGCTGTAGAACTTGGACACGACGACGTAGGGATTGCCGGCGTTGAACTGCGTGTCCGCCACGATGCCCTCGTCGAGCGCCACGCCATGATCCGAGAGGAGCGAGTCGAGCCCGTCGGACACGGTCGCCTCGGCGAAGTAGAGCATGCGTCCGCCCTCGGCGAGGTACGCCTGGAGCACGTCAATCTCCGGCGCGGTGTAGCGCGTCTTCGCGCCCGCGATGATGACGAGCGCGGCGTCTCGCGGGACCTGCTTCTGCCCGGCGAGGTTGAGGGACTCGGCGGTGTAGCCCTCCGCCGCGAGCTGATGCCCCAACTCCGCCAGTCCATCGCCCGGACCGTCAGCTCGCGCCGAGGGCTGTCGCTCCAGCGGCCACTCGGCATGGCCCGTGAGGAAGTACGCCTTGCGCGTGCCCACCGCGCTCAACTGGATGAGTGCGTTGGTCAGCTCCTGCTCGGAGACACCATGGAGCGCGAGCCGTGATTCCTTCGCGCCCTCGCCGCGCACCAGCATCACCGTCGTCTGTCCTGTCTTGAGCTGGAAGCGCGCGGCGAACTCGGGGTTGCGGCTCGGGTCCTTGAACGTGAAGTCGAAGCGCTCCGGCGCCTCCTCGTGGTAGCGCCGGAACAACGCCTCCAGCGCGTCGTAGGACGCATCATTCGGCGGGAGCAGCCCGATGGCGGTCACCTTGTCCGGGAGCGCCGCGAGCGCCGTGTGCGTCTGGGGCGCGAGGGTGAACAGGCGATCGCGCGTCAGGTCCCAGCGCGGCCCATGGCGGAACGCCAGCACGTTGAGCGCCACCAGCGCGACGAGCGCGGCCGTGACCGCCAGCACGCTGCGCACCGCGAACGCGCCCCAGCGCACGGTGGTGAGCTGCGTGAAGAGCGAGCGGTGGAGGGCATACGCGATGCCCAGGAACAGCAGGCCGACGCCGTCCTTGCACGCGGCGGCGAGCACGCTCCCCGAGCCGAGGAGCAGCGGGAGGGGACTGGTCAGCACGAGCAGCAGTCCGAACGCACCCAGGAATCTTCCGATGGAGGGCAGTCTCATGAGTCCCTTCGAGGCCAGAGGCCCGTCACATCCACCGCTGCGCTTCCACCGCGCGGTGGGTGAGCAGCAGCGAGAACACGATGACCGAGGCGAAGAACACCAGGGCCCGCACATCCACCACGCCCTGGAGCAAGCCCTCCAATTGCGTGTCGAAGGACAGGTAGCTCACCCACGAGCGCAGCGGCTCCTCGAAGGTGCGCGTCAGTCCACGCAGCAGCATCCACGGCAGCAGCACCGCGAAGGTGAGGAAGGCCGCCACCATCTGGCTCTCCGTCAGCGCGGACAGGACCATGCCCACCGCCATGCACGTCGCGCCCCAGAGCAGCAGGCCGCCGTAGCCCAGCAGCACGGTGGTCCACTCCAGCGCCTGTCCCTCCTCGCCGTGGTTGAAGGCCGTGAGCAGCAGCGGGAAGGCGAGCGTGAGGCCCAGCGTGGCGCCCATCACGCCCAGCCCGCCCAGGTACTTGCCCAGCACGATGTCGAGCGGACGCACGGGCGCGGTCATCAGCAGCTCGAACGTCTTGTTGCGCTTCTCCTCCGCGAACAAGCGCATGGAGAGGAAGGGCGCCACGAACAGCGTGATGATGAGGACTGCGCCCCAGAGCTGCACCACCACGCCGT
It encodes:
- a CDS encoding metallophosphoesterase yields the protein MAAVGDLHCREDHHGRFRLFVKQVNASADLLLLCGDLTDRGMLEEGRVLAEELSALRVPCAAVLGNHDYEHGQVKDICAELAKVGVHILDGDHFIFEKVLGVAGVKGFAGGFGNATLQAFGEAQTKAFVQEAVSESLKLEAALSHLDTPQRVVIMHYAPIPETLEGENVEIRPFLGTSRLSMPIDHYGAAYVFHGHAHHGSREGRTKSGIPVYNVAMPLLAKYTPEQRFVLLEV
- a CDS encoding DUF4340 domain-containing protein, which produces MRRGLALVLAGLGLTGCKPGSDTSRAKPTPAAFASAPASDETAPAPSPPALSFTRLTVKAHGATTELVKDTTGWRLTAPVEAPADASTVEALLRQLATAKPKATVTENPSAADLRQYGLAPPVFEVEAQGFEAHEPTHARTVKLAGGNENPFDASVYLRRDGDPTVYSADGTTRVALDQSTYALRSKDVLGPLAEPRLSTITVTTRSRAYVLERAADGSAWMLVKPVAARVETTRVAKLLSALVGQTALAFPDDSVEARRTLGLEKPEVDARFVPLTGEPVRIRLSHSSAASDSRTAALREEGSRAVLAEVPDQAQALLDLDPTELKDRHVLVFRREDVRRVSITPGDGAPAFALVRASEAREGWTLEGATPQPVQHFRVLSILGRLGALRATSSQALQKKSWQAYGLRDTARGISLQDAAGHELARLTVGNAVPHQAESLYVRGSGPDVLEIPALAVDELPWRPDDVRAPATPEVKAPADAAEP
- a CDS encoding GldG family protein, which codes for MRLPSIGRFLGAFGLLLVLTSPLPLLLGSGSVLAAACKDGVGLLFLGIAYALHRSLFTQLTTVRWGAFAVRSVLAVTAALVALVALNVLAFRHGPRWDLTRDRLFTLAPQTHTALAALPDKVTAIGLLPPNDASYDALEALFRRYHEEAPERFDFTFKDPSRNPEFAARFQLKTGQTTVMLVRGEGAKESRLALHGVSEQELTNALIQLSAVGTRKAYFLTGHAEWPLERQPSARADGPGDGLAELGHQLAAEGYTAESLNLAGQKQVPRDAALVIIAGAKTRYTAPEIDVLQAYLAEGGRMLYFAEATVSDGLDSLLSDHGVALDEGIVADTQFNAGNPYVVVSKFYSEHAIGKPLQARALNVEMVTARSFSLLRTGTLPGVHVEPVVLTSPYAWVETHPAEDATPTDGEKTGQLTLVAASTRPTRDANAKRSDEARLVVVGDSELILDPNWGHEPNRNLVMNSLAWASTQVEKITLRPPDRAVSTLKLSPGVIEGVRLVAMDLLPLSLLGLGLAVWLARREHA
- a CDS encoding ABC transporter permease — encoded protein: MRTALAIARKELTISFTTPWVYVVLAAMAALSSFFFVGLLETFQQVQDLAREQGWERLPPDSVVYRNLTDGVVVQLWGAVLIITLFVAPFLSMRLFAEEKRNKTFELLMTAPVRPLDIVLGKYLGGLGVMGATLGLTLAFPLLLTAFNHGEEGQALEWTTVLLGYGGLLLWGATCMAVGMVLSALTESQMVAAFLTFAVLLPWMLLRGLTRTFEEPLRSWVSYLSFDTQLEGLLQGVVDVRALVFFASVIVFSLLLTHRAVEAQRWM